The proteins below come from a single Rosa rugosa chromosome 2, drRosRugo1.1, whole genome shotgun sequence genomic window:
- the LOC133730150 gene encoding scarecrow-like protein 14 → MDTLYRYSVSNPMERFKFDHGPVSVCPNPNLVNGFKINHESTNPILLASKSDLSSVSSNEGSEVDGLDINDCNHPVLKYINDILLEEDLEGKPCMLQDCLALQAAEKSFYDVLNQKDPPLPDQPSSSVHQSSESSEDDSPQSFRNSNGSFAVKTDWVWDPECSPVQSSLFESSSNTRSVSDSLSEMQSLGNFGGVGEASKFFSNPKLEMFDLERFQLMPQGSVASESGAEGYNSTNGSKGKKTHQREDSHFPEEERSNKQSAAVGDDFEPQEMFDEVLLCPENHDAMLCADYESLKTEGDGKLQRNKQSKGLKAKRQSDIGEVVDLCTMLTQSAQAVANFDQRTASELLKQIRQHTTPHGDATQRLAHYFADGLNARLAGAKTPSYSPLVSVQTSAAEILKAYQVVITACPFKKMSHFFANRTIMKLTEKATRLHIIDFGISYGFQWPCLIQRLSQRPGGPPKLRITAIELPQPGFRPTERVEETGRRLEKYAKRFDVPFEYNVIAQKWETIRIEDIKIDRTELIVVNCLHRLRNIPDETVMVNSPRDAVLKLIRKISPDLFIHGVVNGTYNAPFFLTRFREALLHFYSLFDMLEATISREDEQRLMFEQAIYGRDIINVVACEGLERVERPETYRQWHVRNLRAGFKQLPLDQKLLKEVKTMSKVMRYHNDFRVDEDGHWMLQGWKGRTLMALSFWKPS, encoded by the coding sequence ATGGATACCCTTTACAGATATTCTGTCTCCAATCCCATGGAGAGGTTCAAATTTGACCATGGCCCAGTTTCAGTCTGTCCAAATCCCAATCTTGTAAATGGGTTCAAAATAAATCATGAATCCACCAATCCAATTTTACTTGCATCTAAATCTGACCTTTCTAGTGTTTCAAGTAATGAGGGTTCAGAGGTAGATGGTCTTGATATCAATGACTGCAACCATCCTGTACTCAAGTACATAAATGATATTCTTCTGGAAGAAGACTTGGAGGGTAAGCCCTGCATGTTGCAGGACTGTTTAGCCCTCCAAGCTGCTGAGAAGTCTTTCTATGATGTCCTTAATCAGAAGGACCCTCCTTTACCCGACCAACCCTCTAGTTCTGTGCACCAAAGCTCTGAGAGTTCAGAAGATGATTCCCCACAGAGTTTCCGAAACAGTAACGGCTCTTTTGCTGTTAAGACAGATTGGGTTTGGGATCCGGAATGCTCTCCCGTCCAATCTTCACTATTTGAGTCTTCATCGAATACCCGTTCGGTTTCTGATTCATTGTCTGAGATGCAAAGTCTTGGGAATTTTGGAGGTGTGGGTGAAGCAAGCAAGTTCTTTTCAAATCCGAAACTTGAAATGTTTGACTTAGAGAGGTTTCAATTGATGCCTCAAGGTTCAGTCGCATCTGAGTCAGGGGCTGAAGGCTACAACTCGACCAATGGATCAAAGGGAAAGAAGACTCATCAAAGGGAGGATAGTCATTTtccagaagaagagagaagcaaCAAGCAGTCTGCTGCTGTAGGGGATGACTTTGAGCCACAAGAAATGTTTGATGAGGTTTTGCTTTGTCCCGAAAATCATGACGCTATGCTTTGTGCTGATTATGAGTCTTTGAAAACTGAAGGAGATGGGAAGTTGCAGCGTAACAAGCAGTCAAAAGGATTGAAGGCAAAGCGACAGAGTGACATTGGCGAAGTGGTAGATTTGTGCACAATGCTAACTCAAAGTGCACAAGCTGTGGCAAACTTTGACCAACGAACTGCAAGTGAACTACTCAAGCAGATAAGGCAGCACACAACCCCCCATGGTGATGCAACCCAGAGGTTAGCCCATTACTTTGCTGATGGCCTCAACGCGCGCTTGGCTGGTGCCAAAACCCCATCGTATTCGCCTCTTGTAAGTGTGCAGACATCAGCTGCTGAAATCTTAAAAGCATACCAGGTAGTTATTACAGCATGCCCTTTCAAGAAGATGTCACACTTCTTTGCCAACAGAACAATCATGAAGCTAACAGAAAAAGCGACAAGGCTTCACATTATTGATTTTGGTATTTCTTATGGATTTCAATGGCCTTGCCTGATCCAACGTCTGTCCCAAAGACCTGGTGGACCTCCTAAGCTTCGTATCACAGCCATTGAGCTTCCCCAACCAGGTTTTCGACCTACAGAAAGAGTTGAAGAGACCGGACGTCGCTTAGAAAAGTATGCCAAGAGATTTGATGTCCCATTTGAGTATAATGTCATTGCCCAGAAATGGGAAACTATCCGAATTGAGGACATCAAAATTGACCGAACTGAGCTGATTGTGGTCAATTGTTTGCACCGGTTAAGGAACATACCAGATGAGACGGTGATGGTGAACAGTCCAAGAGATGCTGTCCTTAAGTTGATAAGGAAAATTAGTCCAGACCTATTCATTCATGGTGTTGTCAATGGGACATACAATGCTCCCTTCTTTCTCACACGATTTAGAGAGGCACTCCTCCACTTCTATTCACTGTTTGATATGCTCGAGGCGACCATCTCTCGTGAAGATGAACAGCGGCTGATGTTTGAACAAGCAATATATGGTAGAGATATAATTAATGTCGTAGCGTGTGAAGGACTGGAAAGAGTTGAAAGGCCTGAAACATACAGGCAGTGGCACGTCAGGAATTTGAGGGCTGGGTTCAAGCAGCTACCATTAGACCAGAAGCTGTTGAAGGAAGTGAAGACTATGTCAAAAGTAATGCGTTATCATAATGATTTTAGAGTTGATGAAGATGGCCATTGGATGCTGCAGGGATGGAAAGGAAGAACCCTCATGGCTCTTTCTTTTTGGAAGCCTAGCTAG
- the LOC133732093 gene encoding scarecrow-like protein 33: protein MDTLLKRYSVPMETFVFDQGSISNYSYPDHGNGFEVNHELINPLFLPTNLDLLSDSSTSLKPTSDRNGGDSSDYNNPVLKYISDILLEEDIEDKPCMLQDCLALQAAEKSFYDVLNPKDATVLNQSFENSDDCRESCDSNGGSIFGKTYGVADPSESCHFQSSLVECLSDTSLVSDSSSKLQSLGNFGRVEEANKFHENFEIIDAERYQLILQGPQTLIGSNSVSEQQSDRYNSANRSEAKKNRQRQDAHCLEEWRSNKQSVAYFADDSEPQEMFDKALLFQGVNHESECSSHHDSFNERSGQCKGSKPARSKRQNKKEKVVDLCTMLTQCAQAVASYDQRNATELLKQIRQHSSPYGDATQRLAHYFADGLEVRLAGTRTPSYSPIASMQISTVEILKSYQTYVTSTPFKTVPHFFANMTIMKLAEKATSLHIIDFGTSYGFQWPSLIQCLSERHGGPPKLRITTIELPQPGFRPTERVEETGRRLAKYSARFSVPFEFHVIAQKWETVGFDDLKIDRNELIVVNCLHRLKHVPDVTMMGNSPRDAVLKLIKKINPEIFIHGVVNGAYNSPFFLTRFKQALFHYDALFNVFEATIPCEDQQRLFFERAGYGRDIMNVVACEGLEIVERPETYKKWQVRNVRAGFKQLPLDQELLKKVKTMSKSMGYHNDFSIDEDEQWMLQGWKGRVLMALSFWKRE from the coding sequence ATGGATACACTTCTTAAAAGATATTCTGTTCCCATGGAAACATTCGTATTTGATCAGGGCTCAATTTCAAACTATTCTTATCCAGATCATGGTAATGGGTTTGAAGTAAATCATGAACTCATCAACCCACTTTTCCTTCCTACCAACTTGGACCTTCTTAGTGATTCTAGTACATCTTTGAAGCCGACTTCAGACAGAAATGGTGGTGACAGTAGTGACTACAATAATCCTGTTCTCAAGTATATAAGTGATATTCTTCTCGAAGAGGACATTGAGGACAAGCCTTGTATGTTACAGGACTGTTTGGCCCTCCAAGCTGCTGAGAAATCTTTCTATGATGTCCTTAATCCAAAGGATGCTACAGTACTCAACCAAAGCTTTGAGAACTCGGATGATTGCAGGGAGAGTTGTGATAGCAATGGTGGCTCTATTTTTGGTAAGACATATGGGGTTGCTGATCCTTCAGAATCTTGTCATTTCCAGTCTTCTCTTGTTGAGTGTCTATCGGATACctccttggtttctgattcaaGTTCTAAGCTGCAAAGTCTTGGGAATTTTGGAAGGGTGGAGGAAGCAAATAAGTTCcatgaaaattttgaaatcaTTGACGCGGAGAGGTACCAATTAATACTTCAAGGTCCTCAGACACTAATAGGATCAAATTCGGTGTCTGAGCAACAGAGTGATCGGTACAACTCAGCAAATAGATCAGAGGCAAAAAAAAATCGTCAAAGGCAGGATGCTCATTGTCTAGAAGAATGGAGAAGCAACAAGCAGTCAGTTGCATATTTTGCTGATGACTCTGAGCCGCAAGAAATGTTTGATAAGGCATTACTCTTTCAAGGTGTGAATCACGAATCCGAGTGTAGTTCTCATCATGATTCTTTTAATGAGAGAAGTGGGCAGTGCAAAGGATCTAAGCCAGCACGTTCAAAGAGACAAAATAAAAAGGAGAAAGTAGTAGATTTGTGCACAATGTTAACTCAATGCGCGCAAGCTGTTGCAAGTTATGACCAACGAAATGCTACTGAATTACTGAAGCAGATTAGACAGCACTCTTCTCCCTATGGTGATGCAACCCAGAGATTAGCTCATTACTTTGCTGATGGCCTCGAGGTACGCTTAGCTGGCACTAGAACCCCGTCGTATTCACCTATTGCAAGCATGCAGATATCAACTGTTGAAATATTGAAAAGTTACCAGACGTATGTCACTTCAACCCCTTTCAAGACCGTGCCACACTTCTTTGCCAATATGACAATTATGAAACTAGCAGAAAAAGCAACAAGTCTTCACATTATTGATTTTGGTACTTCTTATGGTTTCCAATGGCCCTCTCTCATCCAATGTCTTTCAGAGAGACATGGTGGACCTCCTAAGCTTCGTATCACTACAATTGAGCTTCCCCAACCAGGATTTCGACCCACAGAGAGGGTTGAAGAAACTGGTCGTCGCTTAGCTAAGTATTCTGCAAGATTTAGTGTCCCATTTGAGTTCCATGTCATTGCTCAGAAATGGGAAACTGTTGGATTTGATGATCTTAAGATCGACAGAAATGAGCTGATTGTGGTCAACTGTCTACACCGGTTAAAGCACGTTCCTGATGTGACAATGATGGGGAACAGTCCGAGAGACGCTGTCCTAAAGTTGATCAAGAAAATCAATCCAGAAATTTTCATTCATGGGGTTGTCAATGGGGCATACAACTCACCCTTCTTTCTCACACGTTTCAAACAGGCACTCTTCCACTACGATGCACTCTTTAATGTCTTTGAGGCTACCATCCCTTGCGAGGATCAACAACGACTGTTTTTTGAAAGAGCAGGATATGGTAGAGACATAATGAATGTAGTGGCGTGTGAGGGACTGGAAATAGTTGAAAGGCCTGAGACATATAAGAAGTGGCAGGTCAGGAATGTGAGGGCTGGGTTCAAGCAGCTCCCATTAGACCAGGAGCTGTTGAAGAAGGTGAAGACTATGTCGAAGTCGATGGGTTATCACAATGATTTTAGTATTGATGAAGACGAGCAGTGGATGCTGCAGGGATGGAAAGGAAGAGTCCTCATGGCTCTTTCCTTCTGGAAACGCGAGTAG
- the LOC133731820 gene encoding scarecrow-like protein 34: MDPTYTGLPDFMNDIDFESMLPNSSQFPEIPNQYQFNQLSPDLNFFSNQYSIPPEPDSGNLVPPISVSPEGESFSVPSTVSPGVDSPSSDDIDFSETVFKYVNQMLMEENIEQKPIMFYDPLGLRDTEKSFYDVLGQQYPLSPNQQPQQPLYVDQPNQQPLYRKVESSDSYFSGNSSDFNASSSPSPGASNSVDSQSLGDSGEQKPSSSETSHSSDSGYQFNSHSNSNSNSQLSVPVTNSLSSFGDGMSESSVNQFLAQNIFTDSESVLQFQRGLEEASKFLPKVNPLVIDLESNTMSPEVKGRAPTVIVKKEKSERKNSPSRRRGRRKSPNGSRETKNSPDGSGERKNSPDGSRGRKNREREDVASEEGRSSKQSAIYKEEEEDELSEMLDKVLLCTDGGNQSSCGSCGDNVDMQNEESKNLQPQASNGEGGKARAKKQGKKKETVDLRNLLILCAQAVSSNDFRTSTELLKQIRQHSSPFGDGSQRLAHFFANGLEARMAGTGTGTLIFYTSLASKKTSIVDMLKSYEVSLSTCPFKRMSIFFKNKMILKMAEKATTLHIVDFGILYGFQWPILIHKLSMRPGGPPKLRITGIEVPQPGFRPAEWIEETGRRLARYCERFKVPFEFNAIASQNWESIQVEDLKVERNEVLAVNCMLRFKNLLDETVEVNCPRDSVLKLIRRLKPDIFVHTIVNGAYNAPFFVTRFREALFHFSALYDVFDVNIPRDSSERLMFESEFYGREAMNVIACEGIERVERAETYKQWQVRCQRAGLQLLPLDQELVKVFRDKVKAWYHKDFAIDQDSDWMLQGWKGRIVYASSCWVPA, encoded by the coding sequence aTGGATCCAACTTACACTGGACTCCCTGATTTCATGAACGACATTGATTTCGAGTCCATGTTACCCAATTCATCTCAATTCCCAGAAATCCCAAATCAGTACCAATTTAACCAGCTCTCTCCAGATCTGAACTTTTTCAGCAATCAGTATTCAATTCCACCTGAGCCGGATTCCGGTAATCTTGTTCCTCCAATTAGTGTCAGCCCAGAGGGGGAGTCTTTTTCTGTTCCTAGCACTGTTAGCCCCGGAGTAGATTCTCCGTCCTCTGATGATATTGACTTCTCTGAAACTGTTTTCAAGTATGTAAACCAGATGCTTATGGAAGAGAACATAGAGCAAAAGCCCATCATGTTCTATGATCCGTTGGGTCTTCGTGACACTGAGAAATCGTTCTATGATGTTCTTGGTCAACAGTATCCTTTATCACCCAATCAGCAACCTCAGCAACCACTTTATGTTGATCAACCCAATCAGCAACCGCTTTATCGAAAAGTTGAGAGCTCTGATAGCTACTTTTCTGGTAACAGTAGTGATTTCAATGCTAGTAGTAGTCCTAGTCCTGGCGCTAGTAACTCGGTTGATTCTCAATCGCTTGGTGATTCTGGAGAGCAGAAGCCATCTTCATCAGAAACCTCTCATTCCAGTGACAGTGGTTACCAGTTTAATTCTCactccaattccaattccaattctcagTTGTCTGTTCCTGTGACAAATAGCCTGTCTAGTTTTGGTGATGGGATGTCGGAATCTTCTGTAAATCAGTTTCTGGCTCAGAATATATTTACAGATAGTGAATCTGTGTTGCAGTTTCAGAGAGGGTTAGAGGAAGCTAGTAAGTTCCTTCCCAAAGTTAATCCATTGGTTATTGATTTGGAAAGCAACACAATGTCTCCAGAAGTGAAGGGACGTGCTCCAACTGTTATCGTCAAGAAGGAAAAAAGTGAGAGGAAGAACTCACCTAGTAGGCGAAGGGGAAGGAGGAAATCACCGAATGGGTCAAGGGAAACAAAGAACTCACCTGATGGGTCAGGGGAAAGGAAGAACTCACCTGATGGGTCAAGGGGAAGGAAGAATCGTGAGCGAGAAGATGTGGCTTCTGAAGAAGGGAGGAGTAGCAAGCAGTCTGCAATTtataaggaggaggaggaggatgaatTATCCGAGATGCTTGACAAGGTCTTGCTTTGTACTGACGGGGGTAATCAGTCTTCATGTGGTTCATGTGGCGACAATGTAGATATGCAGAATGAAGAAAGCAAAAACTTACAGCCACAAGCATCAAATGGTGAAGGCGGGAAGGCTCGTGCCAAGAAACAAGGCAAGAAGAAGGAAACTGTGGATTTAAGGAATCTCCTGATTCTGTGTGCGCAAGCTGTGTCTTCCAATGATTTTAGGACCTCTACCGAACTACTAAAGCAAATTAGGCAGCATTCTTCTCCTTTTGGTGATGGATCTCAAAGGTTGGCTCATTTCTTTGCCAATGGCCTTGAGGCACGAATGGCTGGTACTGGCACTGGAACCCTGATTTTTTATACTTCCCTTGCTTCCAAAAAGACATCGATTGTTGATATGTTGAAATCTTACGAAGTTAGTCTGTCAACTTGTCCTTTTAAGAGAATGTcaattttctttaaaaacaagATGATTTTGAAGATGGCTGAGAAAGCAACTACCCTCCATATTGTAGATTTTGGTATCCTGTATGGTTTTCAGTGGCCAATCCTTATCCACAAGCTTTCAATGAGACCTGGTGGACCTCCCAAGCTACGAATTACAGGGATAGAGGTTCCCCAACCTGGATTTCGTCCAGCAGAGTGGATTGAAGAGACTGGACGCCGCTTGGCAAGATATTGTGAGCGCTTTAAGGTTCCTTTTGAGTTTAATGCAATAGCCTCGCAGAATTGGGAATCCATCCAAGTAGAGGACCTCAAGGTTGAGAGGAATGAGGTGCTTGCTGTGAATTGTATGTTACGGTTTAAGAACCTACTGGATGAGACTGTTGAAGTCAACTGCCCAAGAGATTCTGTTCTAAAGCTAATCAGGAGGTTGAAACCAGATATTTTTGTTCATACTATTGTTAATGGTGCCTACAATGCCCCTTTCTTTGTTACTCGATTTCGGGAGGCCCTCTTCCACTTCTCTGCCTTGTATGATGTATTTGATGTTAATATACCCCGTGACAGTTCAGAGAGGTTGATGTTTGAATCAGAGTTCTATGGCCGGGAGGCCATGAATGTGATAGCATGTGAGGGGATAGAGAGGGTTGAGAGAGCTGAGACATACAAGCAATGGCAGGTACGTTGTCAAAGGGCTGGTTTACAGTTGTTGCCATTGGACCAAGAGTTAGTGAAGGTGTTTAGGGATAAGGTGAAGGCATGGTACCACAAAGATTTCGCAATTGATCAAGATAGTGATTGGATGCTTCAAGGATGGAAGGGTCGAATTGTCTATGCTTCTTCTTGTTGGGTGCCTGCATAG